The Euphorbia lathyris chromosome 8, ddEupLath1.1, whole genome shotgun sequence genome has a window encoding:
- the LOC136202583 gene encoding protein EMBRYONIC FLOWER 1 has translation MEKHTVVGETHQCSGSNLVSKSVDSSIKIDSISIDLINANEKSNVESCDHFSIRKYVSDIRKKDWKVCWPFASDDDGNKCDEHECGLPPLCVPKFRYWRCQNCLREIGAGDVETDHAPILKTSSSGFKSNIICSHASILQDGAVLLYDLQHPDINIQEGKKIDVNASANMNRRETNTEVTDFLTLAHNMVSDDNSNKELHQLTSGLSSLVQKTQRVDDKVNLEPKCNGSIGNHEVASTKSVGNLNCVLKNAAKINVEGKVILAADQQKELVACDVSGEHSNNITEARKASKGNGFSSPEIDECNNASSDSAEVMPVNALCRGSSSGLHRRKTRKVRLLTELLYDNGDGDTNNIKVDDSQLNDIPDASAAGDKRLDLQGQAFSQGNARRVLGQHRKRKSDQDEDWRPLEMASPNKACQEVRILKRDAESAETIAKAFARMHLQSSMKNHCTKHRNDGSPVLGKKKYKALIFDDIVPVQNVSIGDGVKTGDASTSNAIDGVLPNTNPKSNEGRETEFFPLSAQRTDRKPTFTKKSKILHVDDHQASLIPRNRVLKEDLTTRKDMGFLHVNPVRIPFHSGRDASSEKGQNLSLNSYLTMQRYDMQHNPLVEDIETSLLSWRKDTAREDQVSKKAAETNCVRNFTFASTSTSNMSFGKGICSEMSNKGITHSMPLLGETQNYTSQVEIGSCSHMQKKNFCSANDKKKAIEVQERSIIIRKDNDQRANKTPEHGNVDDIPMEIVELMAKHQYERCLPDSEHDRCQTVNFNKAYGNREVSFFQQGTTQKRNPRAKINRNGITNRGENLRPMKQKVDYFCQADVNQFTMSQLHQTPVPAGYQAFFQHQEKSSSRIQHSGSASGQQNSAQNCKWIGDLMGKSSSHNCLQNSGTCNSCMSIQQNRSTNHIWSSMMPNHMPFLYTAPQKCTSLSTNVDVLSNSHISVHKENVNGDGNLKFPNQNAASIGKQNRNFGSEVLRTYPEQPFSCKRNGIELNKKPMGSLDLYANETIPAMHLLSLMDAGLRSSAPINLDAHSKFLKRTSKASDQDPKEFSRPDSGAYKVSNTMKHTSYDPSGKNKHPEDSHGNISAIPPVVGPSSLFQQDKCFKKAIDFTSQVSQDKVKGKGPDSRGQNKGYRSQKPTPSGGNFGSTYCGSVPVHSMHTTLLGGSDPVMFPLQYSGMGNSTKNKLEAPNGTQPGRPPKSSSDTGICSVNRNPADFSVPEAGNLYMIAGKDLKFRRVVPLGNGYGSTRWNGQKRQKKLSSAKEHRRHLIS, from the exons ATGGAGAAGCATACTGTGGTTGGGGAGACTCATCAATGTAGCGGTTCTAATCTTGTGTCCAAGTCTGTGGACTCATCCATTAAGATTGACTCAATATCAATAGATCTCATCAATGCTAATGAAAAGAGTAATGTGGAAAGCTGTGACCATTTTTCCATACG CAAATATGTATCTGACATTCGCAAAAAAGATTGGAAGGTGTGTTGGCCATttgcttcagatgatgatggtaacaaatgtgatgaacatgAGTGTGGGCTACCTCCTTTATGTGTTCCAAAGTTCAGATATTGGCGTTGCCAGAACTGCCTTCGGGAGATTGGTGCTGGAGATGTTGAAACTGATCATGCACCCATTCTTAAAACTTCTAGCAGTGGATTCAAGTCCAATATCATTTGTTCCCATGCATCCATCCTTCAAGATGGCGCGGTGCTGTTATATGATCTTCAACATCCTGACATCAATATTCAGGAGGGGAAAAAGATTGATGTTAATGCTTCAGCCAATATGAATAGAAGAGAAACAAACACTGAAGTAACAGATTTTCTCACCCTAG CTCACAACATGGTGTCGGATGATAATTCAAATAAGGAACTGCATCAATTAACTTCTGGACTTTCAAGCCTGGTACAGAAAACACAGCGCGTAGATGACAAAG TGAATCTCGAACCCAAGTGCAATGGATCTATTGGAAATCATGAAGTTGCTAGTACTAAATCGGTTGGAAATCTCAATTGTGTCTTAAAAAATGCTGCTAAGATTAATGTGGAAGGGAAAGTAATTCTTGCAGCTGATCAGCAAAAAGAGTTAGTAGCTTGTGACGTATCAGGAGAACATTCTAATAATATCACAGAGGCACGTAAAGCTAGCAAGGGTAATGGATTTAGTTCCCCAGAAATTGATGAATGCAATAATGCTTCATCTGACAGTGCTGAGGTCATGCCAGTAAATGCTCTTTGTCGTGGTAGTTCAAGTGGGTTGCATCGTCGAAAAACTCGAAAAGTGCGCCTTCTAACTGAGTTGCTTTATGACAATGGTGATGGAGACACTAATAACATAAAGGTTGATGATTCACAATTGAATGATATTCCTGATGCATCTGCAGCTGGAGATAAGCGTCTTGATCTCCAAGGTCAGGCCTTTAGCCAAGGAAATGCCAGAAGAGTTTTGGGTCAACATAGGAAAAGAAAATCGGATCAGGATGAAGATTGGAGACCCTTAGAGATGGCTTCTCCCAATAAAGCATGTCAAGAAGTTAGGATCTTAAAGAGGGATGCGGAATCTGCAGAGACAATTGCAAAAGCATTTGCTAGGATGCACTTACAATCTAGTATGAAGAATCATTGCACAAAGCATCGAAATGATGGAAGCCcagtgttaggtaaaaagaagTATAAAGCTCTCATATTTGATGACATAGTGCCTGTCCAAAATGTGTCAATAGGAGATGGAGTCAAAACAGGAGATGCTTCTACTAGCAATGCTATCGATGGGGTTTTGCCTAATACCAACCCTAAATCAAATGAAGGCAGAGAGACCGAGTTCTTTCCTTTGTCTGCTCAAAGAACAGATAGGAAACCTACTTTTACGAAGAAAAGCAAGATTCTTCATGTTGATGATCATCAAGCTTCCTTGATTCCTCGGAATCGCGTGCTTAAAGAAGATCTGACTACTCGGAAAGACATGGGCTTCTTGCACGTCAACCCTGTTAGGATTCCATTTCATTCAGGACGAGATGCATCAAGTGAAAAGGGTCAAAATCTTTCTCTTAACAGCTACTTGACCATGCAAAGGTATGACATGCAGCACAATCCACTGGTTGAAGACATAGAGACTTCTTTATTGTCTTGGAGAAAGGACACTGCAAGGGAAGATCAGGTCAGCAAGAAGGCTGCAGAAACCAATTGTGTTAGAAATTTCACTTTTGCATCTACATCTACTTCAAATATGTCTTTCGGGAAAGGAATATGCAGTGAAATGAGCAACAAAGGAATTACCCATAGCATGCCTCTCCTTGGTGAGACACAGAATTACACATCTCAGGTTGAAATTGGCAGTTGTTCTCACATGCAGAAAAAG AATTTTTGTAGTGCAAACGACAAGAAGAAGGCAATTGAAGTGCAGGAACGATCAATCATTATAAGGAAAGACAATGACCAGAGAGCTAATAAGACACCTGAACATGGAAATGTAGATGACATTCCAATGGAAATTGTTGAGCTTATGGCAAAGCATCAGTATGAGAGGTGTCTTCCTGATTCCGAACATGATAGATGCCAGACAGTGAATTTCAATAAAGCATATGGGAACAGAGAAGTGAGCTTCTTTCAGCAAGGAACCACTCAAAAACGAAATCCCCGTGCAAAAATCAACAGAAATGGAATAACCAATAGGGGAGAAAATCTGCGGCCCATGAAACAGAAAGTTGATTACTTTTGCCAAGCTGATGTAAATCAATTCACTATGAGCCAACTACATCAAACTCCTGTCCCTGCAGGGTATCAAGCATTTTTTCAGCATCAAGAGAAGTCATCAAGTAGGATCCAACATTCTGGTTCTGCTTCTGGCCAGCAAAACAGTGCTCAAAACTGCAAATGGATTGGGGATTTGATGGGGAAGAGTTCCTCTCATAATTGTTTGCAGAACTCTGGAACATGTAACTCTTGCATGAGTATTCAGCAGAATAGAAGTACAAATCATATTTGGTCATCCATGATGCCAAATCACATGCCTTTTCTGTACACTGCTCCTCAAAAGTGTACTTCTCTATCTACCAATGTAGATGTTCTTTCGAATTCTCATATTAGCGTTCATAAGGAAAATGTGAATGGCGATGGTAACCTGAAGTTTCCAAATCAGAATGCTGCCAGCATTGGAAAGCAAAATAGAAACTTTGGTTCCGAGGTTCTCAGAACATACCCAGAGCAACCGTTTTCTTGCAAACGTAATGGGATTGAACTTAACAAAAAACCCATGGGATCTCTAGATTTGTATGCTAATGAAACCATACCAGCAATGCATTTGCTCAGCCTCATGGATGCAGGACTGAGGTCTAGTGCACCAATAAATCTGGATGCACATTCAAAGTTTCTCAAAAGAACTTCCAAAGCAAGTGATCAAGATCCCAAGGAGTTTTCTAGGCCGGATTCTGGGGCTTATAAAGTCTCCAACACTATGAAGCACACATCATATGATCCTTCTGGAAAAAATAAACACCCTGAGGATTCCCATGGAAATATTTCTGCCATACCGCCAGTAGTTGGTCCATCTTCATTATTTCAACAGGATAAATGCTTCAAGAAGGCCATCGATTTTACCAGCCAAGTTTCTCAAGATAAAGTAAAGGGAAAAGGGCCTGATTCGCGTGGACAGAATAAAGGATATAGATCACAAAAACCTACACCTTCTGGTGGTAATTTTGGCAGTACTTATTGTGGATCTGTTCCAGTTCATAGCATGCATACAACGTTACTTGGTGGATCAGATCCTGTCATGTTTCCTTTACAGTATTCTGGAATGGGAAATTCAACTAAAAACAAGTTGGAGGCCCCTAATGGCACACAACCTGGTCGCCCCCCAAAAAGCAGTTCTGATACTGGCATATGCAGTGTGAACAGAAACCCTGCTGATTTTAGTGTACCAGAAGCTGGGAATTTATACATGATTGCAGGTAAGGATCTGAAGTTTAGAAGGGTGGTTCCTTTGGGAAACGGGTACGGCTCAACTAGATGGAATGGGCAGAAGCGACAGAAGAAGCTTAGTTCTGCGAAAGAACATAGACGGCATTTGATTTCATGA